In Deinococcus aestuarii, one genomic interval encodes:
- a CDS encoding GGDEF domain-containing protein has translation MRRLQRRSPGALHPRIALQEGYPAARELAGAEPSLDEPGGVMQAWTSTSCHPAKRCQEEVTPRTVPWACSAPTPMLNDLFVNFCVLCTTTFLVGWTLRSLKHAWTWTQIALRALLTVASSFVLIANAVPLAGGVALDLRAVPVALATVGGGVPAGVTVALPLVLYEFWRGGERALVHALTLGLVVGLCALAMRGVPRGVENEGVRWWVPFGIFAPSNLALAYGAFLATGDAGYSASVTLLLTAAQTVGMLASQAITVTQLRALDRAEVLTDLAYTDKLTGVGNRRALDEALLSPQQLSHVLLLDLDHFKLVNDTRGHDTGDRVLEATAAVLRDALGGRGLPYRLGGEEFAVLLRGLSTPGAEALAQEIRGRVAQEVGGRAGHPDLHVTVSLGLAGTHPAATVLERADALLYAAKRAGRDRVEVERLTVA, from the coding sequence GTGCGGCGCCTGCAACGGCGGTCTCCGGGGGCGCTCCACCCACGGATCGCCCTTCAGGAGGGGTATCCGGCGGCGCGCGAACTCGCCGGGGCAGAGCCCAGCCTGGACGAGCCGGGCGGCGTCATGCAGGCCTGGACCTCAACCTCCTGCCACCCGGCCAAACGATGTCAGGAAGAAGTGACGCCCCGGACTGTACCCTGGGCGTGTTCGGCCCCGACTCCCATGCTCAACGACCTCTTCGTCAACTTCTGCGTGCTGTGCACCACGACCTTCCTGGTGGGGTGGACGCTGCGCTCCCTCAAGCACGCCTGGACGTGGACCCAGATCGCGCTGCGGGCGCTGCTCACCGTGGCGAGCAGTTTCGTCCTGATCGCCAACGCGGTGCCGCTGGCGGGCGGCGTGGCGCTCGACCTGCGCGCGGTGCCCGTGGCGCTCGCCACGGTCGGCGGCGGCGTGCCCGCCGGGGTGACGGTGGCGCTGCCCCTCGTCCTCTACGAGTTCTGGCGCGGGGGCGAGCGGGCCCTCGTCCACGCGCTCACGCTCGGGCTGGTGGTGGGCCTGTGCGCCCTCGCCATGCGCGGCGTTCCCCGGGGCGTGGAGAACGAGGGGGTGCGCTGGTGGGTCCCGTTCGGCATCTTCGCCCCGAGCAACCTCGCGCTGGCGTACGGGGCCTTCCTGGCGACCGGGGACGCAGGTTACTCGGCGAGCGTCACCCTGCTGCTCACGGCGGCGCAGACGGTCGGGATGCTCGCCTCCCAGGCGATCACGGTCACGCAGCTTCGCGCGCTGGACCGGGCCGAGGTCTTGACCGACCTCGCCTACACCGACAAGCTCACGGGCGTGGGCAACCGCCGCGCGCTCGACGAGGCCCTGCTGAGCCCGCAGCAACTCTCCCACGTGCTGCTCCTCGACCTCGACCACTTCAAGCTCGTCAACGACACGCGCGGCCACGACACCGGGGACCGGGTGCTGGAGGCCACCGCCGCCGTGCTGCGTGACGCCCTGGGTGGGCGCGGCCTCCCCTACCGCCTCGGCGGGGAGGAGTTCGCCGTGCTGCTGCGCGGGCTGAGCACCCCCGGCGCCGAGGCACTCGCCCAGGAGATTCGCGGGCGGGTGGCCCAGGAGGTGGGTGGGCGCGCGGGTCACCCCGACCTGCACGTCACCGTCTCGCTCGGCCTCGCCGGGACCCACCCGGCGGCCACCGTTCTGGAGCGCGCCGACGCCCTGCTCTACGCCGCCAAACGGGCGGGGCGCGACCGGGTGGAGGTCGAGCGGCTCACCGTGGCCTGA